Below is a genomic region from Triticum dicoccoides isolate Atlit2015 ecotype Zavitan chromosome 5A, WEW_v2.0, whole genome shotgun sequence.
NNNNNNNNNNNNNNNNNNNNNNNNNNNNNNNNNNNNNNNNNNNNNNNNNNNNNNNNNNNNNNNNNNNNNNNNNNNNNNNNNNNNNNNNNNNNNNNNNNNNNNNNNNNNNNNNNNNNNNNNNNNNNNNNNNNNNNNNNNNNNNNNNNNNNNNNNNNNNNNNNNNNNNNNNNNNNNNNNNNNNNNNNNNNNNNNNNNNNNNNNNNNNNNNNNNNNNNNNNNNNNNNNNNNNNNNNGGAGGGGCCTGTGGCGGCGCGGGATATGGGAACCCGGGCGGCGGCTGCACGTGGAGGGGCCcctgggcgggccgcggcggggGAGACAGAGCGGTGGGCGGCGCACCGCCGTGGGTTCCGGCGGTGAGAGCTGTATGGGTGGCCCGGGCGCGCGACATCCGCATCCTCTTCTCCTCCAGCTTCAGGTACGCGACGATCTTGGGGAAGGTCGAGTTGGTGATGAGAGGgatgttggaggcggcgttcccgaagtcTTCGTTCAGGCCGGCGATGAGAGTGCTGAGGAGGAGCTCGTCGGAGACCTTCTCGACGAGGTCACGGAGCTCGTCGACAAGCTTCTTGAGGCACATGCAATAATCGTCGACCGATGAGTCAAGCTGCTGGCACTCAAGAGAAACCTTGTGTTGAAgcgcgttgtcggtgaagaggccgttgagcttaaTCCAAACGGCGTGAGCGTCATCATCGGCGGAGACCACCGTGTGGAAGAGGTCCTTCGAGATGGTGGTGTAGAACCAGCGGATAAGAGTGGCGTCGATGGACGTCCACTCCTCATCGTCCTCCATGAAGCGGGAGTCCATGGAGCCATCGATGTGATCCCGGAGATTGTACTCACGGAACACAAGGGAGAAGTACATCTTCCAGGCATAGTAGGTGGAGGTGAGTTGATCGAGGACGACGGGAACTCGAGCGAGGATATTGAGATCACGGATGACGACGGGATCGGGGCCGTCGAaggggttggtgcggcggctgcggATGGTACCGGTGAAATCGGGGGAGGCCATGGCGGGTTGCGGGCGgaagcgcgaggcggcggcggcacacagggggcggcggcggcacgaaGTGGCGTCGGCGGCGTCGGTAGGAGTTAGGGTTAGGATCGTAGCTCTGATATCATGTTAGAAACGAATATTTTGGCAATGCAACTCGATGTATTGATCGATGCATAGCGCATGTATATATGGAGTACAagatgggccacaacctcaactatacaatgacTAGAAGGTGGGTCGgactatacaatatacatgcacaaaccatatattcaacacTCCTGCCTTGAACCAAAAATAAAGTTGAAACCTTGTGATCGTTTTGGAGGTGAATGCAAGTGCAATTTTGTTTAACGTATATAAACACTTTGTGGGGGCAATCTAGTACTATACGTCTTTATTGTCACCTCGGATCCAGTCGAGCAGTTGGATACTAGTGCTTTGACAGTAAAAGGGTCCCGACTCCGGCAGTAGATCGCGGGACGTCCACCCCCGTCacgcccccacacacacacacacacacaagtacgtACATGGCCACATTCAATTCGGTTGGAACGGCTCGGCTCGCACAACAACCAATGTACGTACCCCCAGAAGTATGTGCACGAATCAATGAATGAATACCGTAGTCCGTACCGTGCTCCACCACCGTGGGCGCCCACAGCAACTCGTCCCGTCGCATCCCGGGATTGTTCGTAGATGCCCGCAGTGAGTGAGTGAGTGGGAGTATTCACTATAGTTACTCAGATAACAGTAGAAATCAATCACCGTGGTGTGGCCAATTGCGAGGATTCGTGCCATAAATCTGGAAACCAAAGCAGTTTTGGGAGTACTGCCTGGCTGGTCCTACTTATTCAACTTGACACTAGTAGTAGTACTTGAAGCATGCCGGGGTGCGGTGGGCCACCTTGTCAGACGCCCTCCCTCTCACGGCCCCGATCCATATCTTCTTATCTTAGAGAGACGAGACGAGACGAGACGAGATTCTTAATTAATGCTTAATGGAGTAACAAGCACTCCATAACCTGACAACCGAGATCGCACCCAAGCACTTGTCCGAAAGAGACATCGCCCCTCTGCCGCAAGGCAGAAAAAAAGCCCGGAGCATCTCGACTGCAACTGcaagtgcgagagagagagagagggggacagAGACAGAGAGATCTTTTTCTGAGATGAGAGAGAAAGATAGTGTATATTTTTgataggagagagagggagggagagagattaGGTGGGATGAAGGAAGCAGCATcacgaggagagagagagagagggggaataAAAGAGAAAGACCAACCGAGATGTCAACAAATCTGCTGTCCTTTGCACTAGTTTAGAGGGGAGAAGAAGGTGGTTCCATTCCATATTTCCATCCATCCAGAGAGAGGGGGGGTCGGGCCCGCATGGCAGCGCGCACATGACCGGACCGAACACAACAAAGCCCATCCGATTCCGATCCATCCAAAAGCAAATatatcaggggaagaagaggagaggagtgcagaGCGCAGCCATTCCGTCCGTCCGGGGGTTCGCCCAAGACAAGAACCCACCAGTTCCGACCCTtctccccctcctccctccctccctccctccctccctggcCCATCCAATCCGGGTCCCGCCCAGATACGCCGCGATTCCGAGCGTCTCCGCCGTGGAATCCGCCGGAGAATTCCTTCATTGCTcgccgcttcctcctcctcctcctcctgggttCTTGCGCGGTGGGAGTCCGGGGAGTGGGAGGAGAGCCCGCCGTGCTCCCCGCGTCTCCGGCCCATGCTCGCAGCTCGGCGGGCCGCCGGTTCCTGTCTGCCGCGGTTCGGTGCCAGGAAGAATCTCTGAGGCCGAGGTAAAGTCTCGAGTTAATTTCGGCTTGGGTTGTTGCAGGAAAGATGCCATCTTTGCCGTCCATTTCCCGGGTCTTTAATGGCTTCCTCCGTTGCCTGTTTTGGTAAAAATCTCGTGGAGAAAAGGTCTCCCTTCTCGTAATTGAGTCGCCCTTCGATTTGCTTCTTGTCTCGAAGAAATTTCCTCGGTCGGACACGCCGGCGGCGAGCGGTTGAGCGATGATTGCATCTGTCCAGTATTGTTAGTCTTTTTCTTCGTAATCCGCGTCTGCTGCTGCCGCTGATGATTTGTACAGTACTTCTCGTGAATGAATCGGTTCTTGGTAGTACTACTAGGATTTGGTACTAGAATCGACATGGCTGGACTGTGGAGGGTTGACTTGTCTCGTCTCCTTTATTCTTTCCCCCCTTCCCTACAAGTTGACGTCCAAACAGCCAGGGGATAATAATATCTCCTTTATttctctttattattattatttccctTGTTTCTTGGGATAATATCCGCTTAAAATCTGCCAATTATCCCTGAATTATCACCACTTGCTAACGAATAAATCTGCATGATCAGTTCGCTTGAGCTTTTCGTCATCCTCTGCGTGTAGGCTCGACCACCATCATTGCTCACTTTATACCAGGAAAAAAGGGCCGGTCGCTCATCAGTCATCGCCTTTTCTTCTGCTCTTTGTTTGTCAAAGCGATGAATAATGCGTGTTTGTCTTTTCGCGTAACTGACGCTGGTTCTGGACAAAGGCGTTATCATTTCTTTCTTCTTCTGCTGCTTTATGTGTGTAATGTAATGTAATTCACCTTTGATTCAATGTCCTGTTGAGCAGGTTGGAACAGCAATGGGGGCAAAGGTGGAGGTTGAAGGCTACAATCCTGGGCATTGCGCCATGGGGGATCTCCACGCAAGCGCGAATGGCTGGAGGTTTCCATACGAGGAGGAGACATCAAATGGCTTCGTGACGGCGGAGGCGGTCGGTTATTCGGAGTATGATAAAGAGATGTTCAGGCGCACAATGCTGGCGCATGAAGCTGTGTTTAGACAGCAGGTGCGCGTCCGCGATGACGTAAACGTCGATGCGGCAACACTTAGAGATGATTTCAGTTCCGCCTTGATATCTTCTGTATTTCTTGGCTTGGCTTGACAACAACCCTCTTGCTGTCTCCAGGTGTACGAATTGCATCGGGTTTACAGAGTACAGAGAGACCTGATGAAGCAGCATCAGAGCAGAGAAATGCATGCATGCTCAACACTGGAAGATGCATCGCACAGAGATTCACCGTCACAAATTCCACTGCATGGTGCAAACATGATTGGTGCTGCTGCTGTGAACAATGAGAAAAGCCAGTCGTCCAAGTTCCCCAGGGAGGGCAGTGTCCAGTCCTCGCCAAATGGATTTCCCTCAAGTGATGCTGCTCTACCCACCAAACAAGGCAGGTTTGACCTTGAGCTCCGAGCTGATCATTGTTTTGAAGATGACCATGCATCGGACAGTAAGCCTATAGATTTCCTTGGTGTATCATCGGATACAAAACATCCGAATGATGCCGGTGTCGCATTAGCTAGGGCGGAAGGCTTGGGGAGGTTCGGTCATAATAGTGCAACCTCCTTTCCGCCGAGTACAGGTAATCTTGTAGGCCACAATCACAATGTTGCTGACCTGAATAAGCCAACTCTGGGCCCATATATGGCCAGAACAAATGGGACAGTATCGGGAGGTCCTTCATATGCCCTGGAGAACTCTTGGCAGCAGTCTCCATGGAGATCAAGCACAACTAACTGCAGTTTCAATAAAGAATATTCCAAGGACAAGCGTATTCATGAAGCCACAAGCTCTAATTTCTTTGATGCAAGTTCCAGGATAAAACAGGAGGAGAAACCACTGATCGACAAAGGTAAACAGTTAGCTCcattgtgctttagtattttttttttCTGGTTATGCTAGTTCTTTCTATATTTGCATTGTGAATATCTTGGCATATTTACCATATTAGTGGACCACAAATCAACTCAACACTATGGGTACGGGTTCGCTGAAAATTTGAAAGAAATGGGGCTGCCACGTAACATAACATGTAGGCCTGTAGGGTGAAGTGAATTTACAATATTCATACTAACTATAGTTGATAATATATTTGAACTAGCCCAATAGTGCGTGCTAATTTTATTTGTTACATGCAGAACTACATTTACTTAACTATGCATGTTTGACCATCAGGTTTCCCGCGCATTCTTTTGaattctctttctttttttggtGCTGCACTTAATTGTGGTGTGAAGCCACGAACCCTTTCATAGCCTTtgagtttgtgtgtgtgtgggtggggggtTACCAATGGATAAGTGTTGTGTCCTGTAAGGCGTGACGTACCATTATAATCTTGGTTTATGTTTTGTTGCAGATTAGTTTTGTAACTATTGTACAGAATCAATCTGTTGGTCTGTAATAATCTAAAGTGAAGTACTGATGTGTGTGTTATGTGTTTAAGTGCAGTTTATGTCTTTTCTGGGTGGTGGGTGTACCATACTGTTTATATTGTGCTGCATTCTATTTTATTGCTAGGTACTTACAGTTGACTTGATCCATTGTAATAATCATTCTATTTTGTTCCAATTCTTCAGGGAAACGTGCCAGCAGCACAGGTTTTCTTGCACCCAGATGCAGTGGCATGGATCCACAAAAAATGTTCAGTGCTGCTGACAGGGGATCTGCAAGCAGTAACAAGTTTATTTACCAATGTCCGAATAGTTCACCCGGATGGTTTTCAGGAAGTCCTTTGGAAGCCTATGCTATCAATAATCTTCCTGGACATGACCATCTACGCTATACAAGTAGCACACTTGTTGCTCCAGTCACTTCTCTGCACATGGACCAACCTTCTGCCGCCTCTCGTGTTGGTTCTTGCATAGTAGACCCAAGGAGCTATAACATCAGTGCTGATGTCCAGTCATTTCCAAGTTTCAATGGATCTTCAACTGTCAATTCATATGCATGCTTCACTGCTGCGAACCAAAGCATTGGAACCTCATCATGTAATCTGAAAAAAATCAATAACTCAGATGGCAGCTATTCTGACGTTCCACTTGATTCATTGTCTGCATCACAACCACGGCATCAGACAAGAATTCCAAGTGACTTGGAGCAAAACAACAAGCTGATGTTTGGACACCCAACACGGCACTGTCATGAAGATCCTGATTTTGCAAATGGCAAGGGCAGAAAGAACTTTAATTTGAATGAAGCATTGTCTGATGGTCAAGAAGATATCGTTGTAGAGCAAGAAGGGGTGTGTGTAGGTGGTTTACAGCATATCAAAGTTGAGGGATCAGTATCTGGGATTTCTTGGCTCAGTAAGAAAGCTTCATGTGCTGATTCCACAGGTTTGGAGGAGCCAAGGAAGGTGTCTGAACATTCTTATGGGACTGCAGCGCTGATTAACATTAATGAAGATATAACGGGAGCAGCTCTCGCTCTATGCAATTTGCCAGATTCTGCTTCGACGTCTGTAGGTTGTGGAACTAAGAAGGATGGGTCTTGTGACAAGATCGGCGCTAGAACTCAAGAGAGTGCTGCATGTTTACCCCTTTCATGCCAGAAACCCATGCCTAGAGATGGGCAAGCTGCTGAGGGTGTCACCAATAAGAGTGGTGCTGCCGTCTGGAATTTTATTGATCTGAATGAAGATGCACCAAATGAAGATAACTCAGAGTCATCTGTAGTGTCAAGTGATTGCCATGTGACATCCTTACAGAACAACCATGCAAAGCCTAAGTTTCTGATTGATTTAGAAGTGCCAGCTTGCGAAGATGATGATGCTGCTACAGCTGCAGCAGAGAGCATTCTTGCGTTGTCGAGGGATGTGCCAGCCACTGCAGAGACACCTGATGATATGTTGCAGTGGTTTGCAGAGATCGCCATATCAAGCACCGACTACCATGCCGGGCAAGGGGAGGTCCAAGGCTGTGCCAATAATTCCAGTGATGATGATCCAGATTCATTCGAATCGCTGACACTGAAGCTTGAAGACATCAAGACTGATGAGTTGTGCAGCAGGCCACCGGCGCCCGCGATAACAACAAGTGATGAGCATACTGTCTCACCGGTGAACCTCCTGATGAAGCCGAAGAGAGGCCAGCAAAGGAAGCGTCGGCAGAAGCGTGACTTCCAGAAAGACATCCTGCCTAGCATCTCGTCGCTGTGCCGGCCTGAGATCATCGAAGACATTCAGCTCCTGGAGGGGCTGGTTCAGACGACTGGTGGATCCTGGGAGTCGAGCTTAACTAGGCGAAGGCGTACGAGGGGTAACAAGAAACCCAAGAAAAGGGTGCTGGACGCCGTAGAAGAGGAGGTCCAGGTCAGCGTAGAAGAAGAAGAGGTCCAGGTGAGCCCGCCCGCGAAACCTGACGCCGCGGGCATAGAAGGTGAAAGCAACATTGGCATGATCGGGTGGGGAAGAACGACGAGGCGGTGTTGCAGGACGAGATGCCCGTCGGGTATCACCATCGCCGCCGCATCCTGAACAAGCATTGGTGGCGCAATTGCGGTGAGTCGGCGATCACCCTGAAATGTGTTGTAGCTGGACTGGGTGTAAAAGTGTACATACTTGGTTGGCCAATTTGGACGGCCTCCCGTGCTCTTTTGGGTAGAAATTCGTTGGGGTACAATTTATCGATACATTCTTAGACGAAGTAGTTGATGATGAGACATTGGTGCGTAAACTTGTTCATCTTTGAAGGGGTATAGATGAGGATTCTGGTTTGTTTGTCCTTTTTTCTTCAGTACGTTATGCTAGGAGATGTTTTTCTTTTTTTACATGAAATGTGATTAGTGTTAGCTCGCTCATGTGTTGTGGGCAGCGAGATCGAATTGTCGCCGTGGCGCTGATGGGTTTGATGGGTTCGGAGGCTGGAGCTGATGTGGTGGGGCTGCACCTGCACGATAATGTGGTTGCCTGCATTGAGTACACGGCCGATATCAATATTTTCATGGCTCTTGCTGCCTGAAGTAAAGTCCTGGATGCTTGTTTTTATGGGCGCACCTGGACCTGGTTGCTGTGCAAACACtgcctatttatttattttttgcgctTTTAAACACCACCATGTGGTATGCTAGCATCTGCCAACACAATAAGAGCATGTCTGTAAAAGAAAACCGcaataagagcatggttaataatacaaccAACAGTCGACTATAAGGAATTGTCATGTCATTTAGAGCCaacataatactccctctgtcccataatattagAGTGTTTATAGTGTCAAAAACGCTTTTATActcttttcagacggagggagtagtcggCTTGTACAATAGTAAACTTTAAATATGTACTTATTCCCTCTTTTCCTAAATATaagttcctaaatataagatgaTTTGATAGTTTAAATTAAACTGCCAAAACATTTTGTATTTAGGAGCGGAGATTTACTGACAGCTGGCCCACATTTACAATCTCACAAAATGTCTTATGTCTTGTGTTACAAGTGGCTCTTATTATACATCCCGCTTTCCTCCTCTCCTCCAACTAAGTAAAGATATAATATTTTAGTTTTTATAGCCTGCCATGTCACTTTATTGTACTTGTTCTTAGGCACATGATATTACAGTGCCAGATGATATTGCCGCTATTTATTTAGTGTACGTACTTGTGCGATGAAACATTGCCACTTTAGTTTGAGCAAAAAAGGAGAGTATCTTTAGTGCTCAGTTCTCTCTCTGTCCCATGGCCCAACCCCAAGCACGAGGACAAACCCGAATCCCATGGCGCCGCGCAATGCGACGCGGGGAGCGAGGGAGAGCATCTGGGGCGGGCCCCGCCGGGGTTCCGAACCGAAAGCGTGGGTTGCTTTCATCATTCACAGGCAGCGCGCGGcagtggagtggagtggagtgcCACCCTGCCCCTGCCCCTGCCCCTGCCCCGCCAGCGCCAGATTATAGGAGTGGATATCAATACAGCCGCAGACATACCCGCTCGCTCGCGCGGACGCTTGACTCAGACACTGCTGGGCGGGCCCCGCCGGGGATCGGGACGCGCCATAAACAGGGGGATCcttcctgcctgcctgccctctcttcTGTTGGACTGCGACGCCGCGGTGGCCATACCCACGTATGTATGAGTAGCACTGCTGCTGATACTGCGCTCACCAATGCCTTGTGGTCGGCCTCGCCCAGCCTGCACAGTGCCGCCATTTAAATCCGCGTGTGCCCGTGTCTGCTTTCTACAGTGCCAGGCATGGCCTCCtgcactgcatgctctactcctacGGTACTGTACACTGGAGTACTTTGGTACTATACGTATTCGCGTGTATGTGTCTCGTATAGCTGTATTATTATATATTATTATAAAATGTGGACGCCGTAGCTTTTCTCGTATTTTTTTGAACAACAAAAGGCGCACTAGGCGCCAAACTTTCTTATTTCTCGTATGATATGCACGTGAGGGGTGTCCTGCTGTTGCAGGGTGGGGAATGACGGGCACGTGAGGCGTGTCCACATTTCGCC
It encodes:
- the LOC119303214 gene encoding uncharacterized protein LOC119303214, translated to MTGPNTTKPIRFRSIQKQIYQGKKRRGVQSAAIPSVRGFAQDKNPPVPTLLPLLPPSLPPSLAHPIRVPPRYAAIPSVSAVESAGEFLHCSPLPPPPPPGFLRGGSPGSGRRARRAPRVSGPCSQLGGPPVPVCRGSVPGRISEAEVGTAMGAKVEVEGYNPGHCAMGDLHASANGWRFPYEEETSNGFVTAEAVGYSEYDKEMFRRTMLAHEAVFRQQVYELHRVYRVQRDLMKQHQSREMHACSTLEDASHRDSPSQIPLHGANMIGAAAVNNEKSQSSKFPREGSVQSSPNGFPSSDAALPTKQGRFDLELRADHCFEDDHASDSKPIDFLGVSSDTKHPNDAGVALARAEGLGRFGHNSATSFPPSTGNLVGHNHNVADLNKPTLGPYMARTNGTVSGGPSYALENSWQQSPWRSSTTNCSFNKEYSKDKRIHEATSSNFFDASSRIKQEEKPLIDKGKRASSTGFLAPRCSGMDPQKMFSAADRGSASSNKFIYQCPNSSPGWFSGSPLEAYAINNLPGHDHLRYTSSTLVAPVTSLHMDQPSAASRVGSCIVDPRSYNISADVQSFPSFNGSSTVNSYACFTAANQSIGTSSCNLKKINNSDGSYSDVPLDSLSASQPRHQTRIPSDLEQNNKLMFGHPTRHCHEDPDFANGKGRKNFNLNEALSDGQEDIVVEQEGVCVGGLQHIKVEGSVSGISWLSKKASCADSTGLEEPRKVSEHSYGTAALININEDITGAALALCNLPDSASTSVGCGTKKDGSCDKIGARTQESAACLPLSCQKPMPRDGQAAEGVTNKSGAAVWNFIDLNEDAPNEDNSESSVVSSDCHVTSLQNNHAKPKFLIDLEVPACEDDDAATAAAESILALSRDVPATAETPDDMLQWFAEIAISSTDYHAGQGEVQGCANNSSDDDPDSFESLTLKLEDIKTDELCSRPPAPAITTSDEHTVSPVNLLMKPKRGQQRKRRQKRDFQKDILPSISSLCRPEIIEDIQLLEGLVQTTGGSWESSLTRRRRTRGNKKPKKRVLDAVEEEVQVSVEEEEVQVSPPAKPDAAGIEGESNIGMIGWGRTTRRCCRTRCPSGITIAAAS